In the genome of Apium graveolens cultivar Ventura unplaced genomic scaffold, ASM990537v1 ctg1791, whole genome shotgun sequence, one region contains:
- the LOC141700106 gene encoding caffeoylshikimate esterase-like, giving the protein MNTMPAPPPNFWGDMPENDYYKSQGVTNSKSYFKTPHGTIFTQSFLPISPLEDPTGPYAASVKGTVYMTHGYGSDSGWLFQQTCITFATWGYAVFTADLLGHGRSDGIPGYIGDMDKAAAASLSFFFNTRRGDRYRDLPAFLFGESMGGAVTMLMYFQSPPDTWTGLIFSAALFACMQETKPSRVRLFMYGLLLGAADKWASWPEEKKIGNAIKDFEKLKIMLQNPRRYSGRARVGTKREVARLEEYLQNNFHKVKAPFLVVHGSDDGVTSPSGSEMLYKKARSVDKTLKLYEGMYHSLIQGESDENVKIVLGDMRAWIDERVVKYGPTCKAQ; this is encoded by the coding sequence ATGAACACCATGCCGGCGCCACCTCCCAACTTCTGGGGCGACATGCCGGAAAATGACTATTACAAATCCCAAGGCGTAACGAATTCGAAATCCTACTTCAAAACCCCTCACGGCACTATTTTCACTCAATCATTTTTGCCTATTTCACCACTCGAGGACCCCACTGGCCCCTACGCAGCTTCGGTAAAGGGTACGGTGTACATGACTCATGGGTACGGATCGGATTCGGGTTGGTTGTTTCAACAAACATGCATCACTTTTGCTACGTGGGGATACGCTGTCTTTACGGCCGACCTTTTAGGGCACGGCCGTTCTGACGGTATCCCCGGGTACATAGGCGACATGGACAAAGCCGCCGCCGCATCgctttcatttttttttaataCTCGACGGGGTGATCGGTACCGTGATCTCCCCGCTTTTTTATTCGGTGAGTCGATGGGTGGGGCCGTTACAATGCTGATGTACTTCCAATCACCGCCCGACACGTGGACGGGACTAATATTCTCGGCCGCGCTCTTTGCATGCATGCAAGAAACTAAGCCGTCTAGGGTTAGGTTATTTATGTACGGTTTGCTACTCGGAGCGGCCGACAAGTGGGCATCATGGCCGGAGGAGAAAAAAATCGGGAACGCGATAAAAGATTTCGAGAAATTGAAAATAATGTTACAAAATCCACGTCGATATTCGGGTCGGGCCCGGGTGGGGACGAAAAGAGAGGTGGCAAGACTCGAGGaatatttacaaaataattttCATAAAGTGAAGGCTCCGTTTCTTGTTGTTCACGGCTCCGACGATGGCGTGACGTCGCCGTCGGGGTCGGAGATGTTGTATAAGAAAGCGAGGAGTGTTGATAAAACACTTAAGTTGTATGAAGGGATGTATCATTCGTTGATACAAGGTGAGAGTGATGAGAATGTAAAGATTGTGTTGGGTGATATGCGGGCTTGGATTGATGAGAGGGTTGTCAAGTACGGCCCAACTTGCAAAGCCCAGTAA